In a single window of the Agromyces sp. H17E-10 genome:
- a CDS encoding carboxylesterase/lipase family protein translates to MSHTPSPEAQPIADAATAAAPFVEVDTLAGRVRGQWRPTLRHAGDATDGAGAPASAAFLGIPFAEAPVGELRFAAPVPKAPWEGVRDALEFAPTAQRGDPGVTLIPEPSIPGDSTLNVNVFTPSPTRPADDETGLPVLVWIHGGGYFAGSPASPWYDGRNFNRDGVVTVTISYRLGFDGFGWIDGAPSNRGIRDWLLALEWVQQNIAAFGGDPSRVTIAGQSAGGGAVLTLLGMEAAQHLFHGVYAISGATADVTPDRAESLGRRIAADLGVEPTLAGFRSVDEERLIKAQQAATSLEGPDAMNELLELGLQLGPTIDGDLMTRSTVDSFAAGVGADKPLVLGATDDEFAMALMDAPKVLRFVPKSALVKKAGLSKPVARDYLAANREVSKLGNARLLGRLVTDRMFKVPMLRAVAARGAAGTRATGTASAAASTWLYRFSWPSGTFGFAEHCLDVPFFFDCLDGPAMAPLAGPNPPQALADELHAAAVAFVATGAPGDDWPAFTDASRATRVYDTPSTVADDGYASVRPLL, encoded by the coding sequence ATGTCGCACACCCCCTCCCCCGAGGCCCAGCCGATTGCGGATGCCGCGACCGCGGCCGCCCCGTTCGTCGAGGTCGACACCCTGGCCGGCCGCGTGCGCGGCCAGTGGCGGCCCACCCTCCGCCACGCGGGCGACGCCACGGACGGCGCCGGCGCCCCGGCGTCGGCCGCGTTCCTCGGCATCCCGTTCGCCGAGGCACCCGTCGGCGAGCTGCGCTTCGCGGCGCCCGTGCCGAAGGCCCCGTGGGAGGGGGTGCGCGACGCCCTCGAGTTCGCCCCGACCGCCCAGCGCGGCGACCCCGGCGTGACGCTCATCCCCGAGCCGTCGATCCCCGGCGACTCGACGCTCAACGTGAACGTCTTCACGCCCTCGCCCACCCGCCCCGCCGACGACGAGACCGGGCTTCCCGTGCTCGTCTGGATCCACGGCGGCGGCTACTTCGCCGGCTCGCCCGCGAGCCCCTGGTACGACGGCCGCAACTTCAACCGCGACGGCGTCGTGACCGTGACGATCTCGTACCGGCTCGGCTTCGACGGCTTCGGCTGGATCGACGGGGCTCCGTCGAACCGCGGCATCCGCGACTGGCTGCTCGCCCTCGAGTGGGTGCAGCAGAACATCGCCGCGTTCGGCGGCGACCCGTCGCGTGTCACCATCGCCGGTCAGTCGGCGGGCGGCGGGGCCGTGCTGACCCTCCTCGGCATGGAGGCGGCGCAGCACCTCTTCCACGGCGTCTACGCGATCTCGGGCGCGACTGCCGACGTCACCCCCGACCGGGCCGAGTCGCTCGGCCGCAGGATCGCCGCCGACCTCGGCGTCGAGCCGACGCTCGCCGGGTTCCGCTCGGTCGACGAGGAGCGCCTCATCAAGGCGCAGCAGGCCGCGACCTCGCTCGAGGGCCCCGACGCCATGAACGAGCTGCTCGAGCTCGGCCTGCAACTCGGCCCGACGATCGACGGCGACCTCATGACGCGCTCGACGGTCGACTCGTTCGCGGCCGGGGTCGGCGCCGACAAGCCCCTCGTGCTCGGCGCGACCGACGACGAGTTCGCCATGGCCCTCATGGATGCCCCGAAGGTCCTGCGCTTCGTGCCGAAGTCGGCGCTCGTGAAGAAGGCCGGCCTCTCGAAGCCGGTCGCCCGCGACTACCTCGCCGCCAACCGCGAGGTGTCGAAGCTCGGCAACGCACGTCTGCTCGGCCGGCTCGTCACCGACCGCATGTTCAAGGTGCCGATGCTGCGGGCGGTCGCCGCACGCGGCGCGGCGGGCACTCGGGCCACCGGCACGGCTTCGGCCGCGGCATCCACGTGGCTGTATCGCTTCTCGTGGCCGTCGGGCACGTTCGGCTTCGCCGAGCACTGCCTCGACGTACCGTTCTTCTTCGACTGCCTCGACGGCCCGGCGATGGCGCCCCTCGCCGGCCCGAACCCGCCGCAGGCGCTCGCCGATGAACTGCACGCCGCGGCGGTCGCGTTCGTCGCCACCGGTGCCCCCGGCGACGACTGGCCGGCGTTCACGGATGCCTCGCGCGCCACCCGCGTCTACGACACCCCGTCGACCGTGGCCGACGACGGCTACGCGAGCGTGCGCCCGCTGCTCTGA
- a CDS encoding polyprenol monophosphomannose synthase, giving the protein MSRPLVVIPTYNERENLAPIVARVRTAVPDASVLVVDDASPDGTGVLADDLAAADPAVQVLHRTGKEGLGAAYLAAFDWALEHGYDPVVQLDADGSHQPEQLPSMLAALAGTDPAGEPVDLVIGSRWIAGGAIENWPRRRQLLSRGGSAYARWVLRLPTRDATAGYRAFRADALRRIRLEDVHTRGYGFQVDMLWHAREAGLTVVEVPVTFVERERGRSKMSAGIVVEAMLRVTGWGIQSRFRKPAR; this is encoded by the coding sequence ATGTCCCGACCGCTCGTGGTGATCCCCACGTACAACGAACGTGAGAACCTCGCCCCGATCGTGGCGCGGGTGCGCACGGCGGTTCCGGATGCCTCGGTGCTGGTGGTCGACGACGCCTCGCCCGACGGCACCGGGGTGCTCGCCGACGATCTCGCCGCCGCCGACCCCGCGGTGCAGGTGCTGCACCGCACCGGCAAGGAGGGGCTCGGCGCCGCGTATCTCGCGGCGTTCGACTGGGCGCTCGAGCACGGGTACGACCCCGTCGTGCAGCTCGACGCCGACGGGTCGCACCAGCCCGAGCAGCTGCCGTCGATGCTCGCCGCGCTCGCCGGAACCGACCCCGCAGGTGAGCCCGTCGACCTGGTCATCGGCTCGCGATGGATCGCGGGCGGGGCGATCGAGAACTGGCCCCGCCGCCGGCAGCTGCTCTCGCGCGGCGGCAGCGCGTACGCGCGCTGGGTGCTGCGGTTGCCCACCCGCGACGCGACCGCCGGCTACCGGGCGTTCCGCGCCGACGCACTGCGCCGCATCCGCCTCGAAGACGTGCACACGCGCGGCTACGGGTTCCAGGTCGACATGCTGTGGCACGCGCGCGAGGCCGGACTCACGGTCGTCGAGGTGCCCGTGACGTTCGTCGAGCGCGAGCGCGGGCGGTCGAAGATGAGCGCAGGCATCGTCGTCGAGGCGATGCTGCGGGTGACCGGCTGGGGCATCCAGAGCCGGTTCCGCAAGCCCGCGCGCTGA
- a CDS encoding ROK family transcriptional regulator, whose product MTAAGESPVPTTTGPLDEVHRAQSARLLDHLAVHGPATRSELASATGLGRGTIAGLTSRLLDSGVLRPGETGDAADGRAAPLALAAADHTLVTAMLGTDEAIATVAALDGTEIARFTEPLTIEADPLELLSTVLSRSIGRAQRAKHPIAEITVLTGGAVVGRPQIVIADPRLGAEPLDVLGVLRGYAPAFAEAEAALALPVSLRPAAAAAVAAEHAALPGIDDVLYIVGDDALAAAAITGGRALTGGHGLAASFAHLPVVPDGVRCECGQQGCLVTVAAPERIVERAGLADLAAEQGQLAALTELVARVQSADDRARWSWLDAAHWIGRALQLVVPALDPTVVVVGGHWGLLLGDIEAAFRANRPTLGGGALEAIPTLAASRAGGEAALIGARSQARERLVAEPLLLAG is encoded by the coding sequence ATGACCGCGGCCGGCGAATCCCCCGTTCCCACCACGACCGGCCCGCTCGACGAGGTGCACCGCGCGCAGTCGGCCAGGCTGCTCGACCATCTCGCCGTGCACGGGCCCGCGACCCGATCGGAGCTCGCCTCGGCGACCGGGCTCGGCCGCGGCACGATCGCAGGTCTCACCTCGCGCCTCCTCGACTCGGGCGTGCTGCGTCCCGGCGAGACGGGCGACGCCGCCGACGGCCGCGCAGCTCCGCTCGCCCTGGCCGCGGCCGACCACACCCTCGTCACGGCGATGCTCGGCACCGACGAGGCGATCGCGACGGTCGCCGCCCTCGACGGCACCGAGATCGCCCGGTTCACCGAGCCGCTCACGATCGAGGCCGACCCGCTCGAGCTGCTCTCGACGGTGCTCTCGCGCTCGATCGGGCGCGCGCAGCGCGCGAAGCATCCCATCGCCGAGATCACCGTGCTGACGGGCGGCGCCGTCGTCGGGCGACCGCAGATCGTGATCGCCGACCCGCGCCTGGGCGCGGAGCCCCTCGACGTGCTCGGGGTGTTGCGCGGATACGCTCCCGCGTTCGCCGAGGCCGAGGCCGCGCTCGCGCTGCCCGTCTCGTTGCGGCCGGCCGCCGCAGCCGCGGTGGCTGCCGAGCACGCCGCGCTGCCCGGCATCGACGACGTGCTCTACATCGTCGGCGACGACGCCCTCGCAGCCGCGGCGATCACGGGCGGACGGGCGCTGACCGGCGGCCACGGGCTGGCCGCGAGCTTCGCGCACCTGCCCGTCGTGCCCGACGGGGTGCGCTGCGAGTGCGGGCAGCAGGGATGCCTCGTCACAGTCGCCGCCCCCGAGCGCATCGTCGAGCGGGCCGGCCTCGCCGACCTCGCGGCAGAGCAGGGCCAGCTCGCCGCCCTCACCGAGCTCGTCGCACGGGTGCAGTCGGCCGACGACCGCGCCCGCTGGTCGTGGCTCGACGCGGCCCACTGGATCGGCCGGGCGCTGCAGCTCGTCGTGCCGGCGCTCGACCCGACGGTCGTCGTGGTCGGCGGCCACTGGGGCCTCCTCCTCGGCGACATCGAGGCGGCGTTCCGGGCGAACCGGCCGACGCTCGGCGGCGGGGCGCTCGAAGCGATCCCGACGCTCGCCGCGAGTCGTGCGGGCGGCGAGGCCGCGCTCATCGGCGCCCGCAGCCAGGCGCGCGAACGCCTCGTCGCCGAGCCGCTGCTGCTCGCCGGCTGA